GAACGATGCGACGGGTGAAGTCAATCTAGTCATCGACTACAACGCCTTTGGCGATTTTGGAGGTGGTAATGAAACTATCAGCCTAACCACAAACTTCGGAGTAGCCAATGATGTTACGGGCTTATCAATTGCTCCCCTCACGAGTAGCAATGACGCAGCAATTGAAGAGGTTTACACTCTTCAGTTGGTTGCAGCATCTATCCCCGAGCCCTCATCCTTCGCCCTGCTAGGTGGTTTGTTGGCTCTCTCTTCGGTCGCGATGAAGCGCCGCCGTGCATAGACTCTGAGTGCGTCGGGTATGAAGTGAATTCTCCCCGATTCTCATAATTTTCAGAAGCCGTGTGAGTCGTATGACTGACACGGCTTCTTTGTATTCGGAAGTCTGATTGCAGGCGGTGTTCTTAAACGGGTGTGATTTTGGTCGATGTCAACTTATCGCATGCGTAGCGACCTTGCTATGCCCGTGGGTGCTTTAGGCGTCGAACGTCAGAGTCAGCACGAGACGCCACCGCAGCCAGCACGACGCACTGCATCTAAAGAACGCAGCTAATTTAGGCTTCAAAGTGTTCAATCTGGCACCCTGCTCAATCTGAGTTCATGCCAGACCACTTTAATGCCCTAAAAGTCATTTTTTAGCCGTATTTCGAGTATATACGCGATTACATGATGCTCTATTTGTGTTAGTATATTTGTTTTGTAACCGCCCAAATGTAAATGAACCCTATTAAATGTAAATCCACCTCGTTGGTTTTCTGTGTCACCGTCGTTGGCACCACGCTATTCGGCCTGCCTGTCCTGAGCAAAGCCGAAGGGCCGAAACCAAACATCGTTCACATCTTAACCGATGATTTCGGCTGGCAAGATCCTGTCTGTATGGATGTGGATGGCGACACGCCGTATGAAACACCGAACTTGGATCGGCTGGCTAAGCATGGTCGTAAGTTTATGCAGGCGTATTCGCCGTCGCCGACCTGCGCGCCTTCACGGGCGGCCTACATGTCCGGCCAGTATCCGGCCAACACAGGTATATACCACGTGATGGGTGGCAAGCTGCCGCGCGCCTATTCTCCCCACTTTTCGTATATCAATCCATTTTACCGTTATCGGCTTCCTTTGACAGAAATGACGATTCCAAAGGAGCTGAAGAAAGCAGGCTACACGACTGGCCATGTCGGTAAATGGCACTTAGGCGGCCGTAGTAACGGCTATCCCTTTCCGGGGGATTATGGTTTTGATATCGGTTACGTCGATGATCTGGGTAAAGGCGGCACCTATTATCCAGATCCCGATATTTGGGGGCCGAGAAAGCAACTTCGTAACCAGCACAACGGTTTGGCGAAATCGATGAAGCCGGATCGACTCACAGGTTGGGCAACGGATGATCCTGAGGATCCGTTCCAACTCGGAGAAGATGGGCGCCCCTTCGATAAGACGCTCGATGTCGCACTCAAATGGCTAGAGAAGCATCACAGCGAGCCTTTCTTCCTGAACTACTGCACCTACTATGTGCACGGGCCGATCCAAACGCGTGATCGCACGCGGTTTGAATATTATCTCAAAAAAATGGGCTACGAGGATTTTCCCACTGACCCTGGCACCATCAACCGCGGCCGCGGTGGTAAGACCGATCCATATTATGCGACGATGGTGAACGAACTCGATTGGATGATCGGGGAAGTGATCAACTATCTGGAAGCAACGGATGATCCGCGGAATCCTGGGCATAAGCTGATCGATAATACCTACATTTTTGTTAGTTCGGACAATGGCGGACTAGTGAGTCGAAGTGGCGGAACGGTCACCGATAATTCGCCGCTTCGCGAAGGCAAGCAGGACCCTCATGAAGGTGGTGTCCGTATCCCGTTCATCGTGCGCGGTCCGAATATTCCAAAGGACTCTGTTTGCGAAACGCCGATTTCGTTGATCGATCTCTATCCCACCTTTGTTGAGCTCGCTGGCTTGCCCGCATCGGATAATGAGAAGTTGGATGGCTGCAACATCCGTCCTTTGCTGGAAGGGCAGGACACCGTCGCTCGCTTTGCTGACGGCACGCCACGCGAAAGTATTTATTTTTATTTCCCGATCGAGTTGTCCTCGGCGACAGCGATGCGCAAAGGCCCGTGGAAAGTATATCGCAATCTCAGCCCGGGTAATAACAAGAGCCCGTTGGTGGCCCTGTATCGACTATACAATGAGGACGGTTCGATGGCGGATGTCGGAGAAAGCAATAACCTCGCGGATCAAATGCCTGAGTTGACCAATCAACTATTGGGCGAACTCGATGCTTTCCTGAGTGAGTCGGACGTGTCCTATCCGTATAAAAATCCAACGATTGAGAGCCATCCTGGACAAGACCGCATTCCGTCCGTAGTGGCACGTGGTGACGACGGCGACCGCATTTGGGTCGAAGTCGAAACTGGTGCAGACAAATCGGAGATCGTTGAGGCGAAATTGCTCTACACCGTCAACGGTGGCAAATTTGATATTTCTCGCGGACGCCGTGAAATGTGGTTTGAGGAGCCGACCCAGATGAAGGGCGGGCGTATCGAAGGCACCGTGCCTCCAGGCACATCGCATGCCGTTTTCTGCATGACAGATAGCGAAGGCTTCCTCGTGATGTCCGAAAAGCTACCGTCCTATAAAGAAGTGTCCTCAAGCAATTCGGACTCTTCATATGTCCAACATGCGTATCCGTTCCGTCCGGGGCTGTATGCGTTGATCCAACTAGGCAAAGATGCCTCAGTCGCTTTGAAAGCCGCAAGTAAGTCCGATACTCAACTCTCGAAATCCTTGGCTAAAGCCGAGGCGCTCTACACCGCAGGTGAGGGCTCCGACGATCAATACGTCTCCACCATTCGTGGCTTGCGAAACTCGATCCGCGATCTTAAGGGCGTGGTGCCCCAAGCAGACAACTATTACATTAACCTATTCCGTCAGACTGACGCATTTTAAACCTAAAACCTAAAGAAAAACATGAGACTCTTTAATCATAAAGATCGCATTGCGAAAACGCTCAGCACGCTGCTGCTCGCTACGATTGCGGCGACTTCGGTCGCCAATGCGCAAACCGATTCAAAACCGAAACTCGCAGGTGAACTGCGTAATATTCCAGAGCGCGAAACAGAATTTATGGATTGGGGACTGGGGCTGTTTGTGCACTGGTCAATTGATTCCCAGCTGGGTTCGGTCATCAGTCACCATATGGATATGGCTTCGGACAAACACCTAGATCGTATGGTGAATGAACTGCCGAAGACCTTCAACCCGACGGACTACAATCCAGACGAATGGATGCAGCTCGCGAAGTTAGCCGGTGTTAAATACATGGTGCTGACTACCAAGCACCACAGTGGCTTTTGTTTGTGGGATTCTGCGGTGACGGATTACGATATCGCGAACACGCCTTATAAAAAAGACATCGTTAAAGAATTTGTCGATGCGTGTCGCCGCCACGACATTAAGGTTGGCTTCTATTATTCGCCCGAGGACTTTGCCTTCAATTACAAGGCAGGCTATCCGGCCCGCGGTGGTAAAATGCCAAAGGATAAACACGCGGAGCTCGTTGATTTTACAAAAGTGCAGATCAAGGAATTGCTCACGAACTATGGGCCGATCGATGTCATGTTTCTTGACGGAGGGCACAAAGCAGTGCTGACACAATACTGCCATGAAGTGGATCCCAATGTCATTGTGACGCGTGGTGAGATGGTGACACCAGAGCAACGCCTGCCAAAGAATCCGATTCCGGGTCCATGGGAGACGTGCTTTACGCTGGGGAATCAATGGCAATACAAACCAACCAATGATGATTTCAAGTCAGGCTCGACACTCATCAACATGCTGGTCGAAACACGTGCGAAGGGCGGCAATCTGTTAATCAATGTCGGCCCGAAGCCCGATGGTTCCATACCGATCGAGCAGGAAGAACGCTTCCGCGAACTCGCATTGTGGATGTTTGTCAATGATGAGGCGATTCATGATGTTCGCGCCTGTGTGGTCGCGGGGGATAAGGGGCACGCTTACTATACTCAATCCAAGGATGGCAAATATACGTATGCCATCGTAACCAAGTTTACCGAGCGTGATCCAGTGCCTAACAATCGGATCTGGGGGCGTGGTTCGCGCAAAGAGTTTTTGCTGCCTGAGCTGATCGCCAATGAAAACACAACGGTGCAGGTCTTGGGGCAAGATCATCGCTCCGAGCGATACAGCGATCGTATTGATCTAGCGATCAACTTCGAGAACACTAAAGATGGCCTACTGATGGATGTGATCCGCCAACAACGACTCTACAACTGGCGTAATTGGCCCAATGCAGTCGTGCTTCGTTTTGAAAATGTAGATTTCGTTCAGCCAGAGGAGGCAGTCGAAGAGGCTACTGACGGAAAAGAATTTACATCGGAGTCGGGTATTACCTGGAGCAGCAGCCCTGTGAAAACAAAAGGTGGCAAACTGGCTTCTGGATTGTTCGATAAGACAGGTGCGCTCGCTTATGCTGAAAATACAGGCGGTCCGAAACTGACCTTTGACGGTATCGATTTCCGTGCGGGAACGACTGCCTCCACCACGGTGCTCGGCGTGGCTGGTCCTGCATATGCCGGATATGCTGAAGGCGAACAGATCATCAGCTCTGGCATGTATCCCGCCCCCGCGACTGCGATTCCCGAACTGAGAGGACTCAACATCGGCAGCACGTATCGCGTGCAAGCCTTGTTCTATGACCAGCGCCCAAACCAAGAGGGACAACACGTGATTGTTGAGGGGAAGAATATGGGCCGCTATGCGAATGGCCCCGGCGGCAATGGTTTGCTAGTGAGCGGCACCTTTGTTGCGACTGCCGACACGCAGTCCTTCAAGCTCGAGCGCACCGCGAACGATGGCAAAACGCCGGACAATCAAATTCAGCTCAACGCCTTGGTGCTGCATCAGCTTCCGTAGGGTTGCGATTCCGCCACCGGCACTTTGTCCGAGCTATACTGATGCGCATCCTGTTTTGTGAAAAGTGCCGAGGCTCATGCGGAGCTACCGAAAGTGTTAAGGGATTTGGGAGGGACAGCCTCCGCGCTGTCCGCAGTGTGCCAGTGCTGGACTGAGGCTCGGCGGACGAGACGGAGCTCGTCCCTCCCAAATGTGTTGATCAAAAATCACAATTCTTAATGCGCGACAGTATATAAACTTTTCAAAAGCCTCTCCGAAGTTCGGGGAGGCTTTTTTTGGTTCATCGTCGATTACCGAGAGCGGACTCGTTGGCCAGTGAATCACTGAGATGGAACGAAGCTCAACTGCGTTGTGGCACGGGCTTCTCGGAGAGAGCCTTTTTTTATAGCTGATTGCATCTTGCATAACAGTGCGATCACACGGACAAGTTTAAGGCCCATGGTGTAGGACGCGGTCTTTGCGTAGCAAAGGCCGTGTTGATCTGGTAGACTCCGCAGATACGCTGACGCAGGACAGCCGGCGAGCGGCATCACCGCATGATTCAAGCTAGTGCCATGTCTGATACACTGACAGAAAGGCCCCAGATTTTTTAACCGCTTATTTTCGCTAATGAACGCTTATCTAGCACGACGTGTCACAGACTTTGAATTTCATTGCCTCAGTTTTTTTGTCCGCAGCGACGGCCTGAGCTTTCGCTCGGTATCGCGTGAATTCGCGATATGCTTTTTTGTATGACATTTGGTATATTAACATTCTACCGTTTATATCCCACCATAACCCCTGCTACTATGAAAAATAATAAAACACAGTCTCCCACTAGAGCGACCATAGCACTTGCCGTGCTCTGCCTCGCAGTTCCTTCCATTGGACTCTCGGCCACGTTTTATCAAATTGGTAGTGGTGGAGTGGGCAGTAGTTGGGATGATGCAAATTTCTCTCCTGACGGAACTGCCACTGGTGCTGCCGCTCCGACTTCGGGTCTGCCGGGCGGAACGAATGACTACGTGAATGATGCTGGAACGCTCAGAACATCGGGAACCCAGTTCGCAGGTGATTCGCTAACAATTAAGAGCGGCAGACGTCTGCAACTTCAGTTTGGGGGGACATCAACGGTCGACAATCTGACCTTCGAGGCGGGTTCCAATATTGCAAACGGCGCTAGTGGTGCGAAGACACTGAGTGGTAATGGACTAGCGATTACAGGGACTGGGGAGTTCACAATTCTATCTGGCGCAAATAACCGTGACATCACTATTTCTTCCCAGATTACAGCGGATTCGACCATCAGTCAGATCAATGTCGACATGGGAATTGTAGGTTCACCCACTAAGAACGAATTCCTAAATCTCACCAATGGCTCGAACAGCTTTGGTGGAACGTGGAACATCGAAGAAGGTCTGCTTTGGGGGAGCACAGCTGGCGGTTTGGGAGTTTCCAGCTTTAATGTTACCGCGAACGGCTATTTGGATCTCGACTACGATTTCTCCAATGCTCTCGGTGATTTGACAATTGTCGGTGGTGGTATGTTGACGCTCGACCAAGCTCTGACATTCGGTAGTGCTACGATTAACGGCACACCAATTGCCGCTGGCACCTACACTGCAAGTCAGCTGAATGCAACCTTCGGGATTGATCTGGCAACTTTTGAGGATGCAGGTTCATCTACTGGCAGCATCACCATCACAGTGGTCCCCGAGCCCTCCAGCTACGCACTGCTTGCCGGTCTGCTCGGTCTTAGCTACGTAATGGTTCGCCGCCGCAGCTAAGCGTCCACTCAAGTTTACATTTTCAAAAAGCCTCCCTGTCATTCGGGGAGGCTTTTTTGTGGATAGTCCCTTCGGGGGAAAGAGGCGAGTGGTGTGGCCCGTTTGACGGATATCCATCGCCGGGAGCCAGCGGTTTATAGATACGTCAGACAAGTTCTCAAAGTAGTCTTCCGAGAGAAGATCTCATACAAACATGAAATGTAAGTGAGGCTATAATACAGGCAATCGACTGCAGCTTTAGGCGTAAATTCGCGATGTTATCAGTGGCTTAAACATATATTCTAAGAGCAGCTGAATTTGTAGTATAAGCGTATGACGCTTTTGGATTATTGGATCCTCCTTGGTAAAGACTCCCTCATGAAAAACAGATATATTAAAGTCATTCTACCGTTACTGGCCTCATTTACAATTTCTCAAACTGCGAACGCTGAAGTGCTCGCAGAGTTCAACTTCGATGGACGGGATGGCGTTTCGACGGGCTCCTCAATGTTCAGTATCGTATCGGATTGGGATAACAGTCATGCTGGGGCGAGTAGTGATTATTCTCAAAATGCTCACAGTTTCAGAAGCGTAGCCGTCACCGCTGTAGCTAATGAAATTAGCAGGGCTCTTGATCCTTCAGTTTCTGAGAGTTATCATTCATTCACCGTAACAGTCGCCGGCTTAAGAGCAGGAGAGGCGCTAGACTTAACGACTTTCGCTTACGAATATAAGTGCTCTCAACCTCTAGGATTTGACTCAGGCGTATATTCCGATGCCACAGGATTTTCCAGCCTGAGTGATCAACTGGGAGGGATTACGATTGGTGGTGACGGGGCGGATTTATCCACCAGTATTAATCTATCGGGGCCGGAATATAAGGGCCTGACCAATGGGGATTCAATTGAGTTTCGCATCTATCTGGCAGATACATCGAATTCTCCTAAACGCATCCATAATATAGACGATGTCATATTGACGGGGGAGAAATATGATATTCCTGAGCCAGACACGTTTGCTTTGATTGCGGGTATCGTCGCGATCTGTTCGATGATGACTCGCCGTCGCTCATAGCTTGCGTGTCGTGAGAGAGGCCCGAAAGACACTGTATCCGTAGATAATCGAATGAGCATACATTTATATGTGAGACGATATTGGCAGCGAGGATCCGTCTTTGGCGCGATCTTCTGCATACTTTTCAGTGTGAACCTCTCTGCTGAAACGTCGGTGCAGCCAAATGTCTATGCGATCCAAGCCCAAGACCGCATCGTATTCTTTGGCGATTCGATTACTGCACATGGTGCGCCTCCCGGAGGCTACGTCGATTTGGTTGCGAAAGCTGTTGAACAAGCGTATGCCGAACAGGGCATTGAAGTCATTGGTGCAGGCGTTGGAGGAAACAAGGTTCCGGATCTACAGAAACGCATGGATCGCGATGTGCTCAGCCAAAAGCCTAACCTTGTTTTTATATATATCGGTATTAATGATGTCTGGCATTGGTCGAAACCGCACCCAGTGACAAAGGCGAAGCGAGCGGGCACGACCGCTGAGGCGTATGAGTCGGGCTTGCGTGAAATCGTCAGCAAGCTACAGGCAGAGAAGATAACTGTAGTGCTCTGCACGCCGACGGTCATTGCGGAGCAACTGCATCCTGAGTCTGAAGATTTCCAGCGCTTAGAGCAGTATGCCGCGATCGTTCGCCAGATCGCCGCGGATACGGACTCAGTTCTACTCGATCTAAGACAGCTGTTTGTCGACTATCTGAGCGAGAATAACCCGAAAAATCGTCCTCGTGGGATTTTGACGATGGACGGTGTGCATATGAACGGTGCTGGTAATGCGTTGATTGCAGAAGCAGTTTGCCGCATGCTGGGAGTGACTGCTATCGCGGAGAGCGTTGCGTCGAACCTGTCTGCGCCGACCAAGGGCATGGATCTGTATTTGATGATTGGTCAGTCCAATATGGCTGGCCGTGCTAAAGTTCTAGATACGCAGCGCCGGCCGATCAAAAATTGCTTTCTTTTTAATGATCGGGGGGATTGGGAACCTGCCACCAATCCACTAAATCGTTTTTCAACCGTGCGGAAAGATATCGGCATGCAGCAACTCGGGCTAGGCTATTCATTTGCAATGAAGCTCAATGAAATGAATCCAGAGCAGACGATAGGGCTCGTTGTGAATGCCTTGGGCGGTTCGAAAATTGAATCGTGGCAAAAGGGGCAGCGATTGTATCAAGAAGCCTTGGCTCGCATGCAGGCTGCGCAAGCATATGGGGAACTGAAGGCAGTTCTTTGGCATCAAGGGGAATCTAATTTCGATGATGCGGCATATTTAGGGAAATTGAGCCAACTCATTACTGATTTGCGTGCGGACTTACAGATGCCTCAACTTCCTTTTATTGTGGGGCAAATTACTGGTGATTATCCTGTCAACACACAGCTGGATGCATTGCCAGAGCATGTCTCTCATACGGCTTGTGTCTCGTCTAAAGACTTGGCTACACAGGATAAATGGCACTTTAATTCAGTTAGCCAAATTCAGTTAGGTGAACGCTATGCAGATGCTGTTCTATCGATACAGCAGCGATAGGATCAAATATTAGAGGTTTCTATGCGGCTCCCTTCGCCGCTGTGAATGATGATTGATCAAAGTCCCATGTGGTTGTGATTCTGGCCGACGACTTGGTTGCAAAAAGTCAGCCCTCCGATGCTACTGATGCATGGTGAAAACGATACCGATCGTCATTGTGCAATGCCCTTCGTGGCGACAAATATGCATCTTTTAATACAAAAAACTGAATGTTCGTTTACGTATCAAGTATGCCACTGCGGTAAGCTTTCGAAATCGCGGCGGGTGCGTTTTGCACTTGGAGCTTTTCGTAGATGTGGCGGATGTGATTACCCACGGTGTGGGCGCTGAT
The window above is part of the Lentimonas sp. CC4 genome. Proteins encoded here:
- a CDS encoding sulfatase; protein product: MNPIKCKSTSLVFCVTVVGTTLFGLPVLSKAEGPKPNIVHILTDDFGWQDPVCMDVDGDTPYETPNLDRLAKHGRKFMQAYSPSPTCAPSRAAYMSGQYPANTGIYHVMGGKLPRAYSPHFSYINPFYRYRLPLTEMTIPKELKKAGYTTGHVGKWHLGGRSNGYPFPGDYGFDIGYVDDLGKGGTYYPDPDIWGPRKQLRNQHNGLAKSMKPDRLTGWATDDPEDPFQLGEDGRPFDKTLDVALKWLEKHHSEPFFLNYCTYYVHGPIQTRDRTRFEYYLKKMGYEDFPTDPGTINRGRGGKTDPYYATMVNELDWMIGEVINYLEATDDPRNPGHKLIDNTYIFVSSDNGGLVSRSGGTVTDNSPLREGKQDPHEGGVRIPFIVRGPNIPKDSVCETPISLIDLYPTFVELAGLPASDNEKLDGCNIRPLLEGQDTVARFADGTPRESIYFYFPIELSSATAMRKGPWKVYRNLSPGNNKSPLVALYRLYNEDGSMADVGESNNLADQMPELTNQLLGELDAFLSESDVSYPYKNPTIESHPGQDRIPSVVARGDDGDRIWVEVETGADKSEIVEAKLLYTVNGGKFDISRGRREMWFEEPTQMKGGRIEGTVPPGTSHAVFCMTDSEGFLVMSEKLPSYKEVSSSNSDSSYVQHAYPFRPGLYALIQLGKDASVALKAASKSDTQLSKSLAKAEALYTAGEGSDDQYVSTIRGLRNSIRDLKGVVPQADNYYINLFRQTDAF
- a CDS encoding alpha-L-fucosidase → MRLFNHKDRIAKTLSTLLLATIAATSVANAQTDSKPKLAGELRNIPERETEFMDWGLGLFVHWSIDSQLGSVISHHMDMASDKHLDRMVNELPKTFNPTDYNPDEWMQLAKLAGVKYMVLTTKHHSGFCLWDSAVTDYDIANTPYKKDIVKEFVDACRRHDIKVGFYYSPEDFAFNYKAGYPARGGKMPKDKHAELVDFTKVQIKELLTNYGPIDVMFLDGGHKAVLTQYCHEVDPNVIVTRGEMVTPEQRLPKNPIPGPWETCFTLGNQWQYKPTNDDFKSGSTLINMLVETRAKGGNLLINVGPKPDGSIPIEQEERFRELALWMFVNDEAIHDVRACVVAGDKGHAYYTQSKDGKYTYAIVTKFTERDPVPNNRIWGRGSRKEFLLPELIANENTTVQVLGQDHRSERYSDRIDLAINFENTKDGLLMDVIRQQRLYNWRNWPNAVVLRFENVDFVQPEEAVEEATDGKEFTSESGITWSSSPVKTKGGKLASGLFDKTGALAYAENTGGPKLTFDGIDFRAGTTASTTVLGVAGPAYAGYAEGEQIISSGMYPAPATAIPELRGLNIGSTYRVQALFYDQRPNQEGQHVIVEGKNMGRYANGPGGNGLLVSGTFVATADTQSFKLERTANDGKTPDNQIQLNALVLHQLP
- a CDS encoding PEP-CTERM sorting domain-containing protein (PEP-CTERM proteins occur, often in large numbers, in the proteomes of bacteria that also encode an exosortase, a predicted intramembrane cysteine proteinase. The presence of a PEP-CTERM domain at a protein's C-terminus predicts cleavage within the sorting domain, followed by covalent anchoring to some some component of the (usually Gram-negative) cell surface. Many PEP-CTERM proteins exhibit an unusual sequence composition that includes large numbers of potential glycosylation sites. Expression of one such protein has been shown restore the ability of a bacterium to form floc, a type of biofilm.), with amino-acid sequence MKNNKTQSPTRATIALAVLCLAVPSIGLSATFYQIGSGGVGSSWDDANFSPDGTATGAAAPTSGLPGGTNDYVNDAGTLRTSGTQFAGDSLTIKSGRRLQLQFGGTSTVDNLTFEAGSNIANGASGAKTLSGNGLAITGTGEFTILSGANNRDITISSQITADSTISQINVDMGIVGSPTKNEFLNLTNGSNSFGGTWNIEEGLLWGSTAGGLGVSSFNVTANGYLDLDYDFSNALGDLTIVGGGMLTLDQALTFGSATINGTPIAAGTYTASQLNATFGIDLATFEDAGSSTGSITITVVPEPSSYALLAGLLGLSYVMVRRRS
- a CDS encoding sialate O-acetylesterase, with translation MSIHLYVRRYWQRGSVFGAIFCILFSVNLSAETSVQPNVYAIQAQDRIVFFGDSITAHGAPPGGYVDLVAKAVEQAYAEQGIEVIGAGVGGNKVPDLQKRMDRDVLSQKPNLVFIYIGINDVWHWSKPHPVTKAKRAGTTAEAYESGLREIVSKLQAEKITVVLCTPTVIAEQLHPESEDFQRLEQYAAIVRQIAADTDSVLLDLRQLFVDYLSENNPKNRPRGILTMDGVHMNGAGNALIAEAVCRMLGVTAIAESVASNLSAPTKGMDLYLMIGQSNMAGRAKVLDTQRRPIKNCFLFNDRGDWEPATNPLNRFSTVRKDIGMQQLGLGYSFAMKLNEMNPEQTIGLVVNALGGSKIESWQKGQRLYQEALARMQAAQAYGELKAVLWHQGESNFDDAAYLGKLSQLITDLRADLQMPQLPFIVGQITGDYPVNTQLDALPEHVSHTACVSSKDLATQDKWHFNSVSQIQLGERYADAVLSIQQR